One stretch of Cohnella algarum DNA includes these proteins:
- a CDS encoding HD-GYP domain-containing protein produces the protein MRLVTVFELKEGDSLAQSLCDRDGRLMLQQGVKLTDRLIEGIKKRGISQLYVQGSPESEPKEPKEPKVPPKPAASKRQLRIATEELLGSIFQAVQNDKPIPVASLMAWAKHATVSVMSDGEMAMHYGDFHAEPSCLSRHSVNVCFLAMLTAKALGYKELQLRDVAIGSLLHDIGLVRPNGQGDLYIKHPVLGHERLRKIPEIPSASLKMVLQHHEQIDGRGFPYGIGGEEFEEAAQIVGICSEFDYFVHDRLVHRQPGEEIEYVMAKVDSAFDHRIVRAFLKAYQPYPVGTAVRLTGGLKGTVCEQNRGHSYRPVVKLQQFGTRLNLMEYTTFMIEEVLDAQSEVV, from the coding sequence ATGCGATTGGTTACGGTGTTCGAGCTTAAGGAAGGGGATAGTCTGGCCCAAAGTTTGTGCGATCGGGATGGACGCCTTATGCTTCAGCAGGGCGTTAAACTGACGGATCGTTTAATAGAGGGAATCAAAAAAAGAGGGATCTCGCAGCTGTACGTTCAAGGCTCTCCCGAAAGCGAGCCGAAGGAACCGAAGGAACCGAAGGTGCCGCCGAAGCCGGCGGCGTCCAAGCGGCAGCTGCGAATCGCGACCGAAGAACTGCTGGGCAGCATTTTCCAGGCAGTGCAAAACGACAAACCGATTCCGGTCGCCTCGCTGATGGCCTGGGCCAAGCATGCGACCGTCTCGGTCATGAGCGACGGCGAGATGGCGATGCACTACGGGGATTTTCATGCCGAACCGTCGTGTCTTTCCCGTCACAGCGTGAACGTTTGTTTTTTGGCGATGCTGACGGCCAAGGCGCTCGGCTATAAGGAACTGCAACTGCGGGATGTCGCCATCGGAAGCCTGCTGCACGATATCGGGCTTGTTCGGCCGAACGGCCAGGGAGACCTGTACATCAAGCATCCCGTGCTCGGCCATGAACGGCTGCGCAAAATTCCGGAAATTCCTTCGGCTTCCCTGAAGATGGTGCTCCAGCACCACGAGCAAATCGACGGACGCGGGTTTCCGTACGGGATCGGCGGAGAGGAATTCGAAGAGGCGGCGCAAATCGTCGGCATTTGCAGCGAATTCGACTACTTCGTCCATGACCGGCTCGTCCATCGGCAGCCGGGCGAAGAGATCGAGTACGTGATGGCCAAAGTCGATTCCGCCTTCGATCACCGGATTGTCCGGGCATTCCTGAAGGCTTACCAGCCTTATCCGGTAGGCACCGCCGTAAGGCTGACGGGCGGACTGAAAGGAACCGTCTGCGAGCAAAACCGCGGACACTCGTACCGGCCGGTCGTCAAGCTGCAGCAGTTCGGAACCCGATTGAACTTGATGGAATATACCACCTTTATGATTGAGGAAGTGTTGGATGCACAGTCAGAAGTCGTCTAA
- a CDS encoding Crp/Fnr family transcriptional regulator — MHSQKSSNPSIKRAVSVARLRSVFPFFKEIAPEALEPVASRIVEKSYPKGSLIFLEGSFGEEIYFILSGSVSVFTLNKTKKVVLSTLGEGDYFGEMALINPEAGRSTAAEALTAVRVYTLKKQDFLTLFGQDRNLLQHLLVCTMDRLSKANRQIYDLTFLSVRARIMKRLLALGRQASLPDGRAPVPVRITHQQLADMVGAVRETVSKIVHELQEEGLIALRHRMIYLNDPALLEARLEEEL; from the coding sequence ATGCACAGTCAGAAGTCGTCTAATCCAAGCATCAAACGCGCCGTGTCGGTCGCGCGGCTCCGATCCGTCTTTCCTTTTTTCAAGGAAATCGCGCCGGAGGCGCTGGAGCCGGTCGCGTCCCGCATCGTCGAAAAAAGCTACCCCAAAGGCAGCCTCATTTTTTTGGAGGGCAGCTTCGGAGAAGAAATTTATTTTATCCTGTCGGGAAGCGTCAGCGTCTTTACGTTGAACAAAACGAAAAAAGTCGTGTTGAGCACGCTCGGCGAAGGCGACTATTTCGGCGAAATGGCGCTGATCAATCCGGAAGCGGGCCGCTCCACGGCCGCGGAAGCGCTGACGGCCGTTCGCGTCTATACGTTGAAGAAGCAGGATTTTCTGACCTTGTTCGGGCAAGATCGGAATTTGCTTCAGCATCTGCTGGTTTGCACGATGGACCGGCTGAGCAAAGCAAACCGGCAAATTTACGATTTGACGTTTCTCAGCGTGAGGGCGCGCATCATGAAAAGATTGCTCGCTTTGGGCAGGCAGGCTTCCCTTCCGGACGGACGGGCGCCGGTTCCGGTCCGGATTACGCATCAGCAATTGGCCGACATGGTCGGGGCCGTTCGCGAGACGGTATCGAAAATCGTGCACGAGCTGCAGGAAGAGGGACTGATTGCCCTGCGGCACCGCATGATCTATTTGAACGATCCGGCGCTGCTGGAAGCCAGGCTCGAAGAGGAGCTGTAA